In bacterium, the genomic window AGCTTGCGGCAAGCTCTTCAAGAAGCACATAGCGTTCGGGGTGTACGCCCGTGTTATCTAAAGGTTGTGAGCCGCCGCTGATGCGTAAAAAGCCGGCTGCCTGTTCAAAAACTTTTTCCGAAAAGCGCGGCACGTTTAAGAGATCGCGACGAGTATTAAAAAGCCCTTTGGTTTTGCGGTGGTCAACAATGGCTTTAGCCAAAGCCGGACCAATGCCAGAAACGTGGGATAAAAGATGGTAAGAAGCGGTGTTTAAATTAACCCCCACCGAATTCACACACGAATCCACTACTTGATCCAAACTTTTTTCCAAAGCATGAGGTGACACATCGTGCTGGTACTGACCCACCCCAATACTTTTGGGATCTACTTTTACCAGTTCGGCCAAAGGGTCTTGCAAGCGGCGAGCAATAGAAATGGCACCACGTACAGTAACATCCAAATCCGGAAATTCTTCACGCGCTACAGGGCTTGCACTGTAAACACTGGCACCAGCTTCACTCACCATCACCACCGGTGTACTTAAGCCTGCATCCTTAATAATTTGACGTATAAAAGTTTCGGTTTCGCGGCCGGCTGTGCCGTTACCAATAGCAATGGCTTTAATGGAGGCTTTTTTAATGAGCTCGATAATGGGTTTGGTGGCTGCTTTTTGTTCGGCCACACTTTGCAAATGAATAACCGTGCTGCCGATATATTTTCCGGCATCATCTACCACGGCTACTTTGCAACCGGTGCGTATGCCGGGATCAATCCCTAATACCGCTTTAGAGCCATAAGGCGAAGCGAGCAAAAGTTTGCGGACATTTTCGGCAAAAACTTTAATGGCGGCGGTGTCACCAATGGTTTTGAGTTCTTTATGCACTTCACTTTCCACACTCGAAAGCACATGAGCTTTAAGGGCTAAGCGCGCTGCCAATAAGAGTATTTTGGCGCCGGGGGCATCTTTAACACTGCACGCGGCATTTTCAAAAGCTTGCAGCAAAAATTTCTCGTAACCATTGTCTTCATCCAAACTGCCAAACGAAATGCTCAATTCCTTTTCCATCCAGCCGCGTCTAATCGCCATGTAGCGGTGTGAGTTTTCGGGTTTTAAAAGGGTGGTGATGGTTTCGTTAAAGTCAAAATATTTATCAAACTTGCTGTTGGGGAGAGCTCCTTCGCCTTTTTTAACTTTAAGATGAGCTTTTTCAAAAACGGTTTTGCGGGTTAGTTCACGCAGTTCTACGGTTTCGGCCAAGCGTTCAATTAAAATATCCTGTACCCCGGCTATGGCATCTTTGGCTTCTTTAATTTCCTTTTCGGGGTTTAAAAAGGCTAAGGCGTATAATTCCAAAGTTTGACCTGCTTCGGGTTTAGCTAAACCATGCCCCGTATCCCAAACCCATTGGGCCAAGGGTTCAAGGCCAGCTTCTTTGGCGATGGTGGCTTTGGTTTTACGTTTTTGTTTGTAGGGCAAATACAGGTTTTCGAGTGTGGATAAATCAAACGAGCTTAAAATTTTGGCTTTGAGTTCGGGTGTTAGCTTTTTTTGCCGTTCTATTTCTTCAACAATAAAGGCTTGGCGTTTTAGGGTTTCGTCCCAGGTT contains:
- a CDS encoding RNA-binding transcriptional accessory protein, encoding MNFELWFKQKNPSIPYPAALAVIALTEDGSTVPFIARYRKEQTGNLDEVGIQTIIDSKQTWDETLKRQAFIVEEIERQKKLTPELKAKILSSFDLSTLENLYLPYKQKRKTKATIAKEAGLEPLAQWVWDTGHGLAKPEAGQTLELYALAFLNPEKEIKEAKDAIAGVQDILIERLAETVELRELTRKTVFEKAHLKVKKGEGALPNSKFDKYFDFNETITTLLKPENSHRYMAIRRGWMEKELSISFGSLDEDNGYEKFLLQAFENAACSVKDAPGAKILLLAARLALKAHVLSSVESEVHKELKTIGDTAAIKVFAENVRKLLLASPYGSKAVLGIDPGIRTGCKVAVVDDAGKYIGSTVIHLQSVAEQKAATKPIIELIKKASIKAIAIGNGTAGRETETFIRQIIKDAGLSTPVVMVSEAGASVYSASPVAREEFPDLDVTVRGAISIARRLQDPLAELVKVDPKSIGVGQYQHDVSPHALEKSLDQVVDSCVNSVGVNLNTASYHLLSHVSGIGPALAKAIVDHRKTKGLFNTRRDLLNVPRFSEKVFEQAAGFLRISGGSQPLDNTGVHPERYVLLEELAASLKKSVSDLLGAGVKDIKASKAFKEKVGQFTFEDIIRELEKPGRDPREQFVTFNFRDDISEVKDLKPGMTCPGIVTNVTNFGAFIDIGVHQDGLAHISQLADRFVKDPHEVVSPGDRVTVRVLEVNVEKNQIALTLRSESAQPVAGAFVKNQQAAGFKGGAPRPQNRPQAQQQGAFNNPFASLGNLKVKK